The following are encoded in a window of Solibacillus sp. FSL R7-0668 genomic DNA:
- the priA gene encoding primosomal protein N', which produces MKFAQVIVDVSAYPVDRPFDYAIPTEWEELIDIGCRVKVPFGPRNVLGFVVGLSEQSDVPVEKMKAIAQILDIEAILTPEMLELAKWLKHQTICYEIDALQVMLPGALRAKYEKYALLQGDVTQLAPSLQPFFEKTAKVNVTQFEKADLLKPLKYAVKDGMIVIENEVKQKGRVKQVRKVQIASNEQLESVQQQMGKRSAKQLTLIEWMKSYAGAILMPDMICEAANVSMAVLKGVIDKGAAQFIQEEVYRDPYTKEIVHTDFLQLTEEQHQALAKIKQAMDEKRQETFLLHGVTGSGKTEIYLQAIQRAIADEKEAIVLVPEISLTPQMTERFKSRFGDEVAVMHSGLSVGEKYDEWRKVQQGKVKVVVGARSAIFAPFKNLGLIILDEEHESTYKQEDSPRYHARDVAIWRGNYYNCPVILGSATPALESFARAKKGVYTLLTLQNRAKKQALPTVHIVDMREQLQAGNRSMFSEPLMEALQARLEHGEQTVLFLNRRGYSSFVLCRDCGTSVQCPNCDISLTYHRYQEKLKCHYCGHEEYIPQTCPECQSENIRYFGTGTQKVEEEIFKLFPQARVLRMDVDTTKQKGSHEKMLDAFGRGEADILLGTQMIAKGLDFPNITLVGVLSADTSLHLPDYRAAEKTFQLMTQVSGRAGRHEKPGEVFIQTYTPEHYAIELSKEQLYTPFYEREMHARHLAGYPPYYYLALVQVSHEDVVMAAEYAGRVAEYLRSNLSFQVSVIGPTTASIARLQNRYRYQCLIKYKVEPNLIPTLLQLIKLYRSEWIKKGIVLTIDLDPQMI; this is translated from the coding sequence ATGAAGTTTGCACAAGTCATTGTCGATGTATCGGCCTACCCGGTAGATCGCCCATTTGATTATGCTATTCCAACTGAGTGGGAAGAACTGATTGATATTGGCTGTCGAGTAAAAGTGCCATTCGGACCGCGTAATGTCCTTGGCTTTGTGGTCGGTCTTTCGGAGCAATCGGACGTACCCGTGGAAAAAATGAAAGCAATTGCCCAAATATTGGACATTGAAGCCATTTTAACGCCGGAAATGCTTGAGTTAGCAAAATGGCTCAAACATCAAACTATTTGCTACGAAATTGATGCCTTACAAGTCATGTTACCAGGAGCGCTGCGTGCCAAGTATGAAAAGTATGCGCTCTTACAAGGTGATGTTACACAATTAGCGCCGTCCTTACAGCCGTTTTTTGAAAAAACAGCAAAAGTCAATGTCACACAATTTGAAAAGGCAGATTTATTAAAGCCTTTAAAATATGCGGTGAAAGATGGAATGATTGTCATTGAAAATGAGGTAAAGCAAAAGGGACGAGTCAAGCAAGTCCGTAAAGTGCAAATTGCTTCTAATGAGCAATTAGAAAGCGTTCAACAACAAATGGGTAAGCGTTCAGCAAAGCAACTCACGCTCATTGAATGGATGAAATCTTATGCGGGTGCCATTTTAATGCCCGACATGATTTGTGAAGCGGCAAACGTATCAATGGCGGTGTTAAAGGGTGTCATCGACAAGGGTGCAGCACAGTTCATTCAAGAGGAAGTGTACCGCGATCCGTATACGAAAGAGATTGTGCACACAGACTTTTTACAATTAACAGAGGAACAGCACCAAGCATTAGCAAAAATCAAACAGGCGATGGATGAGAAGCGTCAGGAAACCTTTTTACTGCACGGCGTTACGGGTAGTGGGAAAACTGAAATTTATTTACAGGCGATTCAACGTGCTATTGCAGACGAGAAAGAAGCCATTGTCCTTGTACCTGAAATATCATTGACCCCACAAATGACTGAGCGCTTTAAGTCACGCTTTGGTGATGAGGTTGCGGTGATGCATAGTGGCTTGTCGGTCGGTGAAAAATACGATGAATGGCGTAAAGTGCAGCAGGGCAAAGTAAAGGTCGTTGTTGGTGCGCGTTCAGCTATTTTTGCCCCGTTTAAAAATTTAGGGCTAATCATTTTAGATGAGGAGCATGAATCGACCTATAAGCAAGAAGATTCACCACGCTATCATGCACGGGATGTGGCCATTTGGCGTGGCAATTATTACAATTGTCCCGTTATTCTAGGCAGTGCCACACCGGCATTAGAATCCTTTGCGCGTGCGAAAAAAGGGGTTTATACGTTATTAACCTTGCAAAATCGTGCCAAAAAACAAGCGTTACCAACTGTACACATTGTTGATATGCGCGAGCAATTACAGGCGGGCAATCGTTCGATGTTTTCAGAGCCATTAATGGAGGCATTACAAGCGAGACTTGAACACGGTGAGCAAACGGTATTATTTTTAAATCGCCGTGGTTATTCGTCCTTTGTCCTTTGCAGGGATTGCGGTACAAGCGTGCAATGTCCCAACTGCGATATTTCCCTCACGTATCACCGCTATCAAGAAAAATTGAAGTGTCATTACTGTGGACATGAGGAGTACATCCCGCAAACTTGTCCGGAATGCCAAAGTGAAAATATTCGCTATTTTGGAACGGGGACGCAAAAAGTCGAAGAGGAAATTTTTAAGTTGTTCCCACAGGCACGTGTACTACGAATGGATGTCGATACAACGAAGCAAAAAGGCTCCCATGAAAAAATGCTCGATGCGTTTGGACGTGGCGAGGCTGATATATTACTGGGCACGCAAATGATTGCCAAAGGGCTAGATTTCCCCAATATTACGTTAGTTGGCGTATTAAGTGCCGATACAAGCTTGCATTTACCAGATTATCGCGCGGCAGAAAAGACCTTTCAGCTGATGACACAAGTAAGTGGACGTGCAGGGCGCCATGAAAAGCCGGGGGAAGTATTTATCCAAACGTACACACCGGAGCATTATGCGATTGAATTATCAAAAGAACAGCTATACACACCGTTTTATGAACGCGAAATGCATGCGCGTCATCTGGCAGGGTATCCACCCTATTATTATTTAGCGCTTGTGCAAGTTTCGCATGAGGATGTTGTGATGGCTGCGGAATATGCGGGGCGTGTGGCGGAATACTTGCGTTCGAATTTGTCCTTTCAAGTTTCGGTTATTGGTCCAACGACGGCTAGTATCGCTCGTCTCCAAAATAGATATCGCTATCAATGTTTGATAAAATATAAAGTAGAGCCTAATTTAATTCCTACATTATTGCAGCTTATTAAGTTGTATCGTTCGGAGTGGATTAAAAAAGGTATTGTGTTAACGATTGATTTAGATCCACAGATGATCTAA
- the def gene encoding peptide deformylase, which translates to MAIKEVIKNPAAVLNTRTKEVEVIDETIIELLDDLYETMVEHDGVGIAAPQINVGLRVAIVELGEDILEMINPEVIETRGEEEDVEGCLSFPDLFGMVKRPTYVKIEAADREGRIYELEAEDFEARCILHEIDHLDGVLFDSKMTRVLTEQELEELYADAEEE; encoded by the coding sequence ATGGCGATTAAAGAAGTTATAAAAAATCCGGCAGCGGTATTAAATACGCGAACAAAAGAAGTTGAAGTAATCGATGAAACGATTATTGAATTATTAGATGATTTGTATGAAACGATGGTTGAACATGACGGTGTCGGCATTGCGGCGCCACAAATTAATGTCGGCTTGCGTGTTGCCATTGTTGAGCTCGGAGAAGACATTTTAGAAATGATCAATCCTGAAGTTATCGAAACACGTGGTGAAGAAGAAGATGTAGAAGGTTGCTTAAGCTTCCCTGACCTTTTTGGAATGGTCAAACGCCCAACGTATGTAAAAATCGAGGCAGCCGATCGTGAAGGCCGTATTTACGAATTAGAAGCTGAAGATTTCGAAGCGCGTTGCATTTTACACGAAATCGATCATTTAGATGGTGTATTATTTGATTCGAAAATGACACGCGTATTAACAGAACAAGAGTTAGAAGAGCTATA
- the gmk gene encoding guanylate kinase, translated as MNKQRGLLIVLSGPSGVGKGTVRKELFSQPDTNYEYSISMTTRNPREGEVDGVDYFFRTREDFEALIEQGGLLEHAEFVGNYYGTPLAYVQETLEAGRDVFLEIEVQGAAQIREKAPEALFIFLAPPSITELEQRLVGRGTETEDVIARRIATAREEVEMMSLYDYVVENDQVQNACDKINAIIVAEHCRRERVEKRYLSMLRGE; from the coding sequence ATGAATAAGCAACGTGGATTATTAATTGTTTTATCTGGTCCATCAGGCGTTGGTAAGGGAACAGTTCGTAAAGAGCTATTTTCTCAGCCTGACACAAATTACGAATATTCGATTTCCATGACAACGCGAAATCCTCGCGAAGGTGAAGTAGATGGTGTAGACTATTTCTTTAGAACACGTGAGGATTTCGAAGCGTTAATTGAACAAGGAGGGTTACTCGAACATGCCGAGTTTGTTGGCAATTATTACGGTACACCACTAGCTTATGTTCAAGAAACATTAGAGGCAGGTCGTGACGTATTTTTAGAAATAGAAGTACAAGGTGCGGCACAAATTCGTGAAAAGGCACCAGAAGCGTTGTTTATCTTTTTAGCACCACCAAGCATTACCGAGCTAGAGCAGCGTTTAGTTGGCCGCGGTACAGAGACAGAAGACGTCATCGCGCGCCGTATTGCAACTGCTCGTGAAGAAGTAGAAATGATGTCGCTTTATGATTATGTTGTCGAAAATGACCAAGTTCAAAATGCATGTGATAAAATTAATGCTATCATAGTAGCGGAACACTGCCGTCGTGAACGTGTAGAAAAACGCTACTTGTCAATGTTGAGAGGAGAATAA
- the rpoZ gene encoding DNA-directed RNA polymerase subunit omega, with protein MLYPSVDKLKKQIDSKYSLVSLASKRARQMQEEGGEQLDKYVSYKPVGKALEEVAAGKLRKVQQDASTVYEDEI; from the coding sequence ATGTTATACCCATCAGTAGATAAATTAAAAAAACAAATCGATTCTAAATACTCATTAGTGAGCTTAGCATCCAAGCGTGCGCGTCAAATGCAAGAAGAAGGCGGCGAACAGTTAGACAAATACGTTTCGTACAAACCAGTAGGGAAAGCGTTAGAAGAAGTGGCGGCTGGTAAATTACGCAAAGTACAGCAAGATGCTTCAACAGTTTACGAAGACGAAATCTAA